The following proteins are encoded in a genomic region of Candidatus Thermoplasmatota archaeon:
- a CDS encoding amidohydrolase family protein, which yields MPEYDILVRDSTVIDGTGRPSFRADVGVVGEMISAVGHVQGDTKLEIDAKGMVLCPGFIDPHTHGDIGILRHPLAENFVMQGITTIVAGHCGASMAPLVGNCPSDLIDASDWWQEVEPESEKPPVLLPLDRYGAILKTKLGFAVDWTKFDEFLSRVEQIRTSVNFASFVGHNTLRVAVMREEFRRVANSKEIDEMKQHVSEALQAGALGLSSTTDPGPGEYADVKELAELARVVADHGGLYVPHTRHTQSQWPADSPDEIGYGIFHGPMEDVWVGRYRGVQEAIEVARKSGVSLHIAHLSNVFKIPQPHPDYLEEAAARATLEIVDDAVREGLDVTFDVVASASSISAAALLREEFSQWIGQSEGEGLAARVRSAEFRKEVKNAHRIGRLKLGMVHTKADPYWMNCFRILRCRNREFEGKTVGQIAAARDQDPIDATLDILAEDIDTIWVQFLDDRGTETANSVFLSHPSAMPCTDAEVYGEFRTTDSMHRPPPTAYGMFPHYIRTMVREKGMLSIEHALMKATYLPARRFGLMDRGIIEPGAYADIVLLDPNSIREVSDFMEPVRHPEGIELVVVNGKLVSRRQRQTEERPGKVLRYRTIRQRS from the coding sequence TTGCCAGAATACGATATTCTTGTTCGCGATTCTACCGTGATAGACGGCACTGGCAGGCCTTCCTTTCGCGCAGATGTTGGCGTAGTAGGCGAGATGATCTCTGCGGTCGGCCACGTCCAAGGGGATACGAAGCTGGAGATCGACGCAAAAGGGATGGTGCTCTGTCCGGGGTTCATCGATCCACACACCCACGGCGATATCGGCATCTTGAGGCATCCGCTCGCGGAGAACTTCGTGATGCAAGGGATTACTACCATAGTTGCCGGTCACTGCGGGGCATCGATGGCCCCATTGGTCGGGAACTGCCCCTCCGACCTCATAGATGCGAGTGACTGGTGGCAGGAGGTCGAGCCAGAATCAGAAAAGCCTCCAGTGCTGCTACCGCTGGACCGATACGGTGCCATTCTGAAGACGAAGCTGGGTTTTGCTGTCGATTGGACCAAGTTCGACGAGTTTCTGTCCAGAGTCGAGCAGATTAGAACCTCGGTGAACTTCGCCTCGTTCGTTGGCCACAACACATTGCGTGTTGCCGTCATGCGGGAAGAATTCAGGCGCGTCGCAAACAGCAAGGAAATCGATGAAATGAAGCAGCATGTGTCGGAGGCTCTTCAGGCCGGTGCTCTCGGCCTCTCGAGCACGACTGATCCTGGCCCAGGCGAATACGCGGATGTGAAGGAACTCGCAGAGCTTGCACGGGTGGTTGCAGATCATGGAGGGCTGTACGTCCCTCATACCAGGCATACGCAGAGCCAATGGCCTGCGGACTCACCCGACGAAATTGGCTACGGTATCTTTCACGGCCCGATGGAGGACGTATGGGTGGGACGATACCGGGGAGTCCAGGAGGCCATAGAAGTTGCCCGTAAGTCAGGGGTGTCGTTGCACATCGCCCATCTGTCGAACGTGTTCAAGATCCCACAGCCCCACCCGGATTACCTGGAGGAAGCCGCTGCAAGAGCCACCCTTGAAATCGTGGACGATGCCGTTCGCGAAGGACTCGATGTCACGTTCGACGTAGTCGCCTCTGCGAGCAGCATTTCTGCTGCGGCCCTTCTTCGAGAGGAGTTCAGCCAATGGATCGGGCAATCTGAAGGAGAAGGTCTTGCCGCTCGGGTGAGGTCGGCGGAATTCAGGAAGGAAGTCAAGAATGCTCATAGAATTGGAAGACTGAAGCTCGGTATGGTTCACACGAAAGCGGATCCATACTGGATGAACTGCTTCAGGATATTGAGATGCAGGAACCGCGAATTCGAGGGCAAGACAGTCGGGCAGATAGCCGCCGCCAGGGATCAGGATCCGATCGACGCGACTCTCGATATTCTTGCAGAAGACATCGACACGATTTGGGTACAGTTTCTCGACGACAGAGGGACCGAGACGGCCAACTCTGTTTTTCTCTCCCATCCCTCAGCCATGCCCTGCACCGATGCAGAAGTATACGGAGAGTTTAGGACAACGGACTCGATGCATCGGCCGCCGCCAACTGCCTATGGCATGTTTCCTCACTACATCAGGACCATGGTTCGGGAGAAGGGGATGCTGAGCATCGAGCATGCATTGATGAAGGCAACATACCTTCCGGCACGCAGGTTCGGATTGATGGACAGGGGGATTATCGAACCTGGTGCATACGCTGATAT